The following are encoded in a window of Pectinophora gossypiella chromosome 24, ilPecGoss1.1, whole genome shotgun sequence genomic DNA:
- the LOC126377882 gene encoding tubulin alpha chain, which yields MRECISVHVGQAGVQIGNACWELYCLEHGIQPDGQMPTDKTIGGGDDSFNTFFSETGAGKHVPRAVFVDLEPTVVDEVRTGTYRQLFHPEQLITGKEDAANNYARGHYTIGKEIVDLVLDRIRKLADQCTGLQGFLIFHSFGGGTGSGFTSLLMERLSVDYGKKSKLEFAIYPAPQVSTAVVEPYNSILTTHTTLEHSDCAFMVDNEAIYDICRRNLDIERPTYTNLNRLIGQIVSSITASLRFDGALNVDLTEFQTNLVPYPRIHFPLVTYAPVISAEKAYHEQLSVAEITNACFEPANQMVKCDPRHGKYMACCMLYRGDVVPKDVNAAIATIKTKRTIQFVDWCPTGFKVGINYQPPTVVPGGDLAKVQRAVCMLSNTTAIAEAWARLDHKFDLMYAKRAFVHWYVGEGMEEGEFSEAREDLAALEKDYEEVGMDSAEGEGEGAEEY from the exons cGTGAGTGCATCTCCGTACACGTTGGCCAGGCTGGAGTCCAGATCGGTAATGCCTGCTGGGAGCTCTACTGCTTGGAGCATGGCATCCAGCCTGATGGCCAGATGCCCACAGACAAGACCATTGGCGGCGGTGATGATTCCTTCAACACCTTCTTCAGTGAGACCGGTGCTGGCAAGCACGTGCCCCGTGCCGTGTTTGTGGACTTGGAGCCTACAGTAGTAG ATGAGGTCCGCACTGGCACATACAGACAGTTGTTTCATCCAGAACAACTTATCACTGGTAAGGAAGATGCGGCCAACAACTATGCCCGTGGCCACTACACCATCGGCAAGGAAATCGTTGACCTAGTCCTCGACCGCATCCGCAAGCTCGCTGACCAGTGCACAGGCCTCCAGGGCTTCCTCATCTTCCACTCCTTCGGTGGTGGTACCGGCTCCGGTTTCACCTCCCTCCTAATGGAGCGTCTCTCAGTGGACTACGGCAAGAAGTCCAAGCTCGAGTTCGCCATCTACCCCGCTCCCCAAGTGTCCACCGCCGTCGTCGAGCCCTACAACTCCATCCTTACCACGCACACCACCCTCGAGCACTCCGACTGCGCCTTCATGGTCGACAACGAGGCCATCTACGATATCTGCCGCCGCAACTTGGACATCGAGCGCCCGACCTACACCAACCTCAACAGGCTCATCGGCCAGATCGTCTCCTCCATCACGGCCTCCCTGCGTTTCGACGGCGCCCTCAACGTCGACCTAACCGAGTTCCAGACCAACTTGGTGCCGTACCCGCGTATCCACTTCCCTCTGGTGACGTATGCGCCCGTCATCTCTGCCGAGAAGGCGTACCACGAGCAACTGTCCGTGGCTGAGATCACCAACGCTTGCTTCGAGCCCGCCAACCAGATGGTGAAATGCGACCCGCGTCACGGCAAATACATGGCGTGCTGCATGTTGTACCGTGGTGACGTCGTGCCCAAGGACGTGAACGCCGCCATCGCGACCATCAAGACCAAGCGTACCATCCAGTTCGTGGACTGGTGCCCCACTGGTTTCAAGGTGGGCATCAACTACCAGCCCCCGACCGTCGTGCCCGGCGGTGACTTAGCCAAGGTACAGCGTGCCGTGTGCATGTTGTCCAACACCACCGCCATCGCTGAGGCGTGGGCCCGCCTGGACCACAAGTTCGACCTGATGTACGCCAAGCGCGCCTTCGTCCACTGGTACGTGGGTGAGGGTATGGAGGAGGGAGAGTTCTCCGAGGCCCGCGAGGACTTGGCGGCCCTCGAGAAGGACTACGAAGAGGTCGGCATGGACTCCGCCGAGGGAGAGGGCGAGGGTGCTGAGGAATACTAA